The following DNA comes from Marinomonas maritima.
TTCAGCACTCGCCCATAGTTACCACTCCAAGAAGAATGGTCTTTAAAAATACTGGCGGTGTATTCGTCCGTACTGTAGGTTTCAACTATGTCTTCAATCCACTGCTCTTCGATCTCTCGACCGTCAATAGTTGGACCCGCTGTTGCCACTTTGAACCACTTAGATTTACCCGCCATTTCGCGCCCTTTTCCTGTCTCGCTTAATTCGTTTTAAACACTCGATAGAGCAAAGATAAGCGCCAAAACCCGACGATTCCAGCGGGTAAAATCCACGGAATTGCGATAAAGGCATTATCACAAGTCATTGTATTTACTGACGTTATTAAGTGGTTAATGGGCGGCTAATATGGCGCCATGGCATATTCTCAAGACACGATTGATCACGCACGACTGCTTTATATCCGCGCCCACAAACCAGCGGAAATAGCCGCACGCCTAAACGTTAACGAAAGGACGGTTTACGGCTGGATTGATAAATTCAACTGGAAAGAGCTGCTTGCATTCGACACAGCGGAAATAGAAGTCAGCCGCCGCATCAGCACGCTAACGAACCGCGAGAATAAGACGAAAGAGGAAGTACAAGAGCTTACTGCGTTATGCCGTATTTTTGGCAGCATGAGACAAGACCTAGCAAAAGCGGAAAAGATCACGGCGGAAGCCAAAGCCATTGCCGATGGAAAGCCGGAAGCGGTAGAAGGCGCCATAAACCGTGGCAATCGTCGCGGCAACAGTAAAAGAAAAGCCAAGGTCAAAAATGACATTAGTGATATTGATGTCTCTAAGTTTGATACTTGGGCAAATAAAAACCTATTCGAATACCAATTACTGTGGCGTAAAGTTGCCCACGATCCCGACCTTTGCGATGTCCGATTTATATTAAAAAGCCGCCAAATCGGTGCGACGTATTATTTCGCGTGGGAAGCGTTTGAAGACGCCGTGAAGAATGGCGACAACCAAGTTTTCTTGTCTGCATCGAAAGACCAAGCGCGCGTATTCAAAGCGTACATTCAATCTTTCGCACGAGATATGTTCGACCTTGAATTAAAAGGCGCAGACAGCATAGAACTGTATAAAGACGGTAAATCATGGGCAACCCTGTATTTTCTCTCGACCAATTCAAGCACCGCACAAAGTTATCATGGCCACCTTTATATTGATGAAGTTTTTTGGATATACGGCTACGCCAAATTACAAAAAGTAGCGTCTGGCATGGCCTCTCATGCAAAGTGGCGCGAAACCTATTTTTCTACACCGTCCAGTTTGCAGCACCCTGCTTACGAACATTGGAGTGGTTCGGCATTTAACAAAGATCGTAAGAAAAAAGTTGATATTGATCTATCAGACAAAACCCTCAAAAAAGGCTCTTTAGGTGGGGATTCTGTTTGGCGGCACCTCGTCACAGTGGAAGATGCCGAGCGCATGGGCTGTAAACTGTTCAACATCAAAAAACTAAAAGACAAATACAGCAAAGCGGATTTTGACAATTTATTTCGCTGTAAGTTTGTTGATGATAATGAAAGTGTATTCCCCTTCTCCACTCTATCAAAATGCATGATAAATCCATTAGAAAAATGGAAAGACGTAGATTTTGGCAGCGACAACCCAACACGCAATAGGCCTGTGGCGATTGGTTACGACCCCTCACGAATTAGAGATAACGCTGGATTAGTCGTGGTTGAAATTCCACGAACCTTGGCGCAAAAATGGCGCGTGATTGAAACCCATCAATTCAAGGGCATTACGTCGGAATACCAAGCCGCGCGTATTGCCGAGATTTACCAACGATTCAATGTTAAATGGTGCGGCATTGATACCACGGGCATTGGTCACGATACCTTCCAATGTTGTTTGGATCTGAACCTAGATTTTGTGGTGCCTATTTATTATTCCGTGGCCGAAAAAACGGATTTAGTAACACGCGCCAAACGATTAATAGACGGTGGACGCCTTGAATACGACGCAGAAAACAAAGAACTGTCTTTATCTCTCATGATGATTCACCAAATCACCACCCCAAACGGCTCTATTACTTACGGCGCACCGCGTAACG
Coding sequences within:
- a CDS encoding terminase large subunit domain-containing protein produces the protein MAYSQDTIDHARLLYIRAHKPAEIAARLNVNERTVYGWIDKFNWKELLAFDTAEIEVSRRISTLTNRENKTKEEVQELTALCRIFGSMRQDLAKAEKITAEAKAIADGKPEAVEGAINRGNRRGNSKRKAKVKNDISDIDVSKFDTWANKNLFEYQLLWRKVAHDPDLCDVRFILKSRQIGATYYFAWEAFEDAVKNGDNQVFLSASKDQARVFKAYIQSFARDMFDLELKGADSIELYKDGKSWATLYFLSTNSSTAQSYHGHLYIDEVFWIYGYAKLQKVASGMASHAKWRETYFSTPSSLQHPAYEHWSGSAFNKDRKKKVDIDLSDKTLKKGSLGGDSVWRHLVTVEDAERMGCKLFNIKKLKDKYSKADFDNLFRCKFVDDNESVFPFSTLSKCMINPLEKWKDVDFGSDNPTRNRPVAIGYDPSRIRDNAGLVVVEIPRTLAQKWRVIETHQFKGITSEYQAARIAEIYQRFNVKWCGIDTTGIGHDTFQCCLDLNLDFVVPIYYSVAEKTDLVTRAKRLIDGGRLEYDAENKELSLSLMMIHQITTPNGSITYGAPRNGNTGHADLAWAAFHALQAEKQFFESKKTDDTTNNNETHMAMSQ